The Plasmodium vivax chromosome 7, whole genome shotgun sequence DNA window ACGCACGGTGATTCGCCCCCCGCAGGAAGGCTGGCCCACGCTGGTCGGGTGTTCCTCTTAATGGGGATAGCAAAGGAAGGGGAGTAGCAAAAGAGGGGGCGTAGCAAAAGAAGGGGAGTAACAGCTGCGAGTTGGTAATTGcttgttcgttcgtttggttgtttttttttttttttttttttttttcttcccgttTGATCGTCCCACTTGTGCTTACGCCGTTGCGCGGGGATAAGCGGCCCTTCTGGGAACCCCTGGGTGGAGAGACCGAtcgggggaggaaaaaagaagcgggTGAAGAGGTTAAAGGAGGCCATGAAGCCAACCGCGCACAAGCCAACCGCGCATAAGCCAACAGCGCCTAAGCCAACACTGCCAACTTGCGAGGTGGCTGGAGGTTGAGCGGACGACTGAAcgctcctttttcctttttcccgtttcctttcccatttcttctccccccccgcgccgAGAATGGTGGTGTTCCAGCTGGACGACCTGGAGGTGTTCTTCCCGTATGACTACATCTACCCGGAGCAGTACGCGTACATGAGGTACCTGAAGAAGACGCTGGACAGCGAGGGGCACTGCGTGCTGGAGATGCCCACCGGCACGGGGAAGACGGTGGCGATTTTCTCGCTGATAACGTCCTACCAGCATGGGAAGAACGACGAGGGGAAGTTCATTTTCTGCACGCGCACGGTGGCCGAGATGGAGAAGTCGCTCATCGAGCTGAAGAAGGTCATTCAGTACCGGGTGGACACGCTCCGCCGTCGCGTGGTTAGCGGCGAGGTGAAGGGGGAGCGGGCGGATGAACGGGCGGAGGACGAGATGAAGGATCAGACGGGGGAGCAAACCACCGCTAACGATGCTAACGATGCTAACGATGCTAATCAAGCTAACGACGCTACCACCGCTAACCACGCTAACGACGCTACCGCCGCTCAGAGACGCAGTGGTGACCTGCAGGGGGACATCCTCGCCATCGGAATCAGCGCGCGGAGGTGCATGTGTGTGAACGAGCGGGTGCTGCGCAAGCACGAGCGCGAGAAGATAGACGAGGAGTGCCGCAAGCTGACGGCGACCTTCGTCCGGGAGAAGAAGTACATCAGCCAACGGATAAGCAAATTGGGGAGCACCCACTCAGATAGGGTCTCTGAATTCATAGTAAAGAACAGACAGCACATAGATGTGGAAGATTATTTTGACATCTACCACACGAGGAACTCCTTAGAAGAGTATAACGACATAGGGTTGTGTGGATATTAcgagaattataaaaaggagTTCCTTTTCGAGCTGATCCAGCCGGGGGTATACACGATTGAAGATTTGAAGGTGATGTGTaaaaggtacaaaaatgCCCAGAATGAGACCGTGCCGATTTGCCCCTACTTTTGCGCGAAGAAAGTTATAGAGGTGGCCAAGGTGATCGTTTTAAATTACCAATATGTGATTGACCCGAAGGTATCAAAGTCGCTATTCATTGGGAGGGAGGTTAACAGCCGGGTGAATCTACACAAGAGGGACATCATCGTTTTTGATGAGGCGCATAACATTGATAGCGTGTGCCTGGAGGCGCTGAGTGTAAACATAGACCGGAACGTCCTCAACAAGGCCACGGCAAATATTAAGAAGCTGCTCAGCAAGATCGAGGCCTCCAAGGTCCTCAACGAGGAGAAGCTCCGCGAGGAGTGCACCCGCATTTTGCGGCGCGTCcgggaggagaagcggggCGGCGAAGCGTTGGGCGAAGCGAtgagcgaagcggtgaaagaagcggtgggggaagcggccaacGAAGCGGCCaacgaagcggtgaaagAAGCCTTGACAGAGGCTGGCTCAGGGGGGGGCGCCCCCGGGAAGAGGAGGCCCCAAGAAAGCAAAGGGGCAGAGGTCTACTTTGATGAGGACCtaaatttgatttttccCAGGGCGGCGAATCCCTCCGGCGTGGACGACGATGCgccctggggggggaagcaggcGAAGGGAGGGGGCCTTCTGGAGGGGTTAGCGAAGTTTCTGGGTCAGTCAGTTAGCAGTCTCCTcccggggggaagcggccaagTGGCAGGTAGCAGTCTCCTcccggggggaagcggccaagTGGCAGATAGCAGTCTCTTCCCGGAGGGGAGCAAAGACTCGCACGGTAATGGCAGTAGTAGTAGTGCCGCCGCCGCTAACGCAGCTACCCCGCGAGAGGACCCGACGGAGCTGCACTACAGCCCGCTCCTGATGGAGGACGCGGTGAAAAACGTGGTGCTGCCGGGGAACATCCGCAAGTCGGAGCACTTCCTAAACCTCATGCGGATAGTCGTCATGTACCTGCGGAAGTATGTCAATATTTACGAAGTCACCTCGGAAGGTCCCCTCTCCTTCTTGTATAAATGTGAAAGGGAGACCAAACTGGACAcctccttcttcaaattctgTTTCGATCGTCTGAAGGCTCTTCTAAACGCTCTGCAGATTGTTACCGTGGATGACTACTCCGCCTTAAATGTggtgtgcaatttttgcacCCTTCTGGGGAGCTACTTCCAAGGGTTTATCATCATATGTGAGCCTTACCCTGAGGCCACAGGCATCTACGACCCGGTGATTCAGTTCGCCTGTCTTGACTCCTCCATAGCAATGAAGGCTGTTATAGGCAAATACAGATCTGTAATTTTAACTAGTGGGACGATCACCCCTTTGGAGTTGTACCCCAAATTGCTAAACTTCAAAACTGTGTTGACTGCCTCCTTCCCTATGTCATTCGATAGGAACTGTGTGTGTCCTTTGATAGTTACGAACAGTTCGGATCTGGTCCCGTTGTCTTCCCAGTTTTCTCTACGAAGTGACCTTACGGTGATTAAGAACTACGGCATGCTGCTGGTCGAGATGTGCAAAACGATTCCCGATGGGATTGTTGCGTACTTCCCATCGTACATCTATATGGAGGAGGTCATCTCCTCTTGGTATGAACTCGGCATCATCACCAGCATCCTCGAGTGTAAATTGATTTTCATTGAAACGAAGGATATTGTATCCACCACCATTGCGCTGCATAACTTTAAGAGGGCGTGCGACTTGGGGAAGGGGGCCGTCTTCCTCTCCATTTGCCGTGGAAAAATCGCAGAAGGGATCGACTTCGATAAACACTATGGCAAATGCGTGATCCTCTTTGGCATCCCCTACCAGTATACCCTCTCGAGGATCCTCAAATCGAGGCTGGACTTTCTAAAAGAAACGTACAATATCCAGGAGAACGAGTTTCTTACGTTCGACGCGATGAGACAGGCCTCCCAGTGCGTCGGGAGAATCATACGAAACAAGAAGGACTACGGGATAATGATCTTCGCGGACATTCGGTACGCACGTAATGATAAGAAGAGCAAGCTGCCGCCCTGGATCATCAAGTGCATGGAGCTGAGCAACGTGAATCTCACCGTCAGCACGGCCGTCAACATCTCGCGCAAGTTCCTCCTCAACATGTCCCAGGAGTACAAGGAGACTGGCCAGACCAAGCTCTCGCAGGAGCTCACGTCCGACCAGCCCCGCTGCTGGGCCCTCGTCAAGTCGGCGCTCAACCTCGACGACTTCCTCTGAGCGGTAGCGTAGCGtagcggtgaagaagcggcgcAGCAGCGGTGGTGTTAGCGGTAGTGTACCGGTAGCGTAGTGGAGCGGTGGTGGGTGAGCGCTGCTTCGCTGCTTCActgcttcgccgcttcttcaccgcttcttcactgCTCAACgtagctccccccccgagaGGTACCTGCGCGCCAGCACGTAGTGGAGGTGCCGGTCTAACTTCTCACCCGTCAGCGGAATGAAGTAGTCGAAGGCGTGCAGAAACGTCTTGTACTTGACGAAGGTCGCCCCGTCCGCAACCAGCATTTTCGGGATGAGGACGTTCCTCATGTAGGGATAGAACAACGGCAGGTCGGTACAAATCAGCAGATCATACCTCTTCGTGACGTttgttaaaatgtttaaGCTGCATGTCTCCTTGCGCTGGACGTTGCCAAAGTAGTGTTCCAAATGGACCTCTCTGTGCTTGTTGCCCAGAATGATTGCCTCCCCTCCGCTGTCCTTCAGCAGCCTCAGGAATTTATAAGCCCTCTTCAGGTACAGCAGGCTCACGTAGGGGTCCACCACGTAGTGGTTGTTTATTTTGCTCCCAATTAGGTTGTACTGCATGGTGAGGGGGATAAGCGGAGAGGTGGAGAGGTGGAAAAGCGGCCTAGCTGCTGCCTGGGTGGTCTCCTTTTTCGGGGGGGGGATCTTCCGTCCTCCAATCCTCTTACGTTCTTTCTCTTCTTTGGCTGACCCCGTTTGGCGATCCTTCCGTGTGTGGCTCTCCCTATCTCATGCTCGTCGGTGgtggtggggggaaaaggccTACCTTCGATGGTAGAATTTCCCTTTGTGGGGTCTCTCTCGAAGAATGAACGTGGTAGCAGAGGGGAATGCACAGCTCagctgcaaaaagggggaaaactcCTCCCAATGGATCGCCGTTTCGCTTCGGCAcgccaaaagggaaaaaaaaaaaaaaacacacctGCAGGTGAAGAGCAAACACTTCAACAGCTGAGCTCAATGTGCagagaaaaacgaaagggaaaaaaaaataataaaataaaaaaataaaaaaaaatactcacCTCCAGGGCACTTCCCTCTACATGCCACGttctgcttccccccagcTGGGTGCACGGCGGGCTAGCAGCGTGTGAAGAAGGGCAATTTTTCTTGTGGGGCGAAGTGTTTGCGGCCCCCCCGTCAGCAGCGGTCACGACTACGCGGAGGAGTTCCCACCAATAAGCAGCAGCGCGCGGTACACGTGGTACACTCATCAACCATCACAGTTGCCACTCCCTTTTTGGagatatttttccccctgttcCTCTCAGACCAACGGACGAAGGTGTTCCATTCGCTGAGTAGAAGAGAAGAGGACGTTTCCCGAGGGGACATCCTCGCAGCTACATTAAACCGCGCGAACCGCCAGCATTTCGCAGGGAAAATCGCTTCGTACTGAAGGAGAGGAGGCACACCCAGCACTTCACTTCCTCCTCGGAGAGAAAGCCGCACCGCATACCAGTCAGCACCCGCACGAACGTGTGTGCTCGTTTACCCCCTTGCACCGGAGGAGAATGCCAAACGGACTGCCGCGCCTGCGGGCGCTCTTCGCCAGCTGGGTGAGGCACGGCGCGGCGGGCATGAAGGGGCAATCCGTGAAGGGGCAATCCGTGAAGGGGCAATCCGTAAAGGGGCAATCCATTCAGGGGAGGCAGGCCACCCGAAGCGCAGGGAGCAAAGGAACACCCAAAGCAGCTGCAGTCGGAGGGACGATGCTGCTCATCTCCCCCATCATGTTTGAGGTGAAAcacaaagaggaagaaaacaacCCCAAGACagagtacatttttatggcaGGCAAGACGATCGATTTTTTAACccaaaaaatttttgaaaatgaattCGGCACGTCGGTCCTTTATTTAACTTTCTTCGTTGCGTATCTGGCCCTCCTTGCACACGACAATAGAATTAACCTCCTTGTGCAGAAGCTCAAATTCAGGTACGCAAATGATATGTTTAGCGTTGGCCACCCCAACTATGCCAGGTTCTTGGACAAGCTGAGGACCCCTCGGAAGGGCACCTAGGCAGGCATCACCCAGGGGTGAGTGTGCACCGTCAGTGGGACTACTAAGCAGCTTCACATCGTGCACTGCCACTCTTCTGTTGCACCGTTCCGGGGAGGGCTGCCCAGGGAATCGATCGACCCCCcctttgtatttttccccatttcgaTGTGGGTGGAGCGGCACGGGGGTCATTAACTTGGTGCAGCTGGTTATTACCTGCATTGGGAACCCCCATTTGaacgctccttttttttttccttttttttttattaacaatcTGGGAGACAACCCCACCCAGCAAAGACAAACGGATTGATAAGGTTTTGGTGTGCACCTCAGTGGGGGTCTTTTCCCCGTGGCTCTTGGCAGAGGTGAAGGTATTCTTCAGTTAAAGGTGCGGCTATGACTACGATAGCGACCATTTGAGTGCATTTCACCCAGCATGGCAATCCCCCAtggattttcttttttttttatccccagAAGGGTGTGTCCACCCATGGTGACGGTGTTTCCTCCCTCCATGTTGGCCTCACAAATGGGTAGATCCTTTCTTGTGGGCAGAAGTAGCTCATTCAGCC harbors:
- a CDS encoding DNA excision-repair helicase, putative (encoded by transcript PVX_087010A); translated protein: MVVFQLDDLEVFFPYDYIYPEQYAYMRYLKKTLDSEGHCVLEMPTGTGKTVAIFSLITSYQHGKNDEGKFIFCTRTVAEMEKSLIELKKVIQYRVDTLRRRVVSGEVKGERADERAEDEMKDQTGEQTTANDANDANDANQANDATTANHANDATAAQRRSGDLQGDILAIGISARRCMCVNERVLRKHEREKIDEECRKLTATFVREKKYISQRISKLGSTHSDRVSEFIVKNRQHIDVEDYFDIYHTRNSLEEYNDIGLCGYYENYKKEFLFELIQPGVYTIEDLKVMCKRYKNAQNETVPICPYFCAKKVIEVAKVIVLNYQYVIDPKVSKSLFIGREVNSRVNLHKRDIIVFDEAHNIDSVCLEALSVNIDRNVLNKATANIKKLLSKIEASKVLNEEKLREECTRILRRVREEKRGGEALGEAMSEAVKEAVGEAANEAANEAVKEALTEAGSGGGAPGKRRPQESKGAEVYFDEDLNLIFPRAANPSGVDDDAPWGGKQAKGGGLLEGLAKFLGQSVSSLLPGGSGQVAGSSLLPGGSGQVADSSLFPEGSKDSHGNGSSSSAAAANAATPREDPTELHYSPLLMEDAVKNVVLPGNIRKSEHFLNLMRIVVMYLRKYVNIYEVTSEGPLSFLYKCERETKLDTSFFKFCFDRLKALLNALQIVTVDDYSALNVVCNFCTLLGSYFQGFIIICEPYPEATGIYDPVIQFACLDSSIAMKAVIGKYRSVILTSGTITPLELYPKLLNFKTVLTASFPMSFDRNCVCPLIVTNSSDLVPLSSQFSLRSDLTVIKNYGMLLVEMCKTIPDGIVAYFPSYIYMEEVISSWYELGIITSILECKLIFIETKDIVSTTIALHNFKRACDLGKGAVFLSICRGKIAEGIDFDKHYGKCVILFGIPYQYTLSRILKSRLDFLKETYNIQENEFLTFDAMRQASQCVGRIIRNKKDYGIMIFADIRYARNDKKSKLPPWIIKCMELSNVNLTVSTAVNISRKFLLNMSQEYKETGQTKLSQELTSDQPRCWALVKSALNLDDFL
- a CDS encoding hypothetical protein, conserved (encoded by transcript PVX_087005A) translates to MQYNLIGSKINNHYVVDPYVSLLYLKRAYKFLRLLKDSGGEAIILGNKHREVHLEHYFGNVQRKETCSLNILTNVTKRYDLLICTDLPLFYPYMRNVLIPKMLVADGATFVKYKTFLHAFDYFIPLTGEKLDRHLHYVLARRYLSGGELR
- a CDS encoding hypothetical protein, conserved (encoded by transcript PVX_087000A; Apicoplast targeted protein. Curated by Stuart Ralph, Walter and Eliza Hall Institute of Medical Research, Australia.) — encoded protein: MPNGLPRLRALFASWVRHGAAGMKGQSVKGQSVKGQSVKGQSIQGRQATRSAGSKGTPKAAAVGGTMLLISPIMFEVKHKEEENNPKTEYIFMAGKTIDFLTQKIFENEFGTSVLYLTFFVAYLALLAHDNRINLLVQKLKFRYANDMFSVGHPNYARFLDKLRTPRKGT